A genome region from Planctomycetia bacterium includes the following:
- the lhgO gene encoding L-2-hydroxyglutarate oxidase, whose protein sequence is MQTSDVIVIGGGIVGLSTAYQFTQRFPGRTIRVLEKEAGPAAHQTGHNSGVLHSGIYYKPGSLRALNCRSGKKLMEEFCEREGVAYDVCGKVIVACSEQELPGLQRIFERGQANGVQCEMIGRERLCELEPYTAGIRAIHVPEAGIVDYRGVCRRLVERIQEAGGEFTTQAKVTAMRQETDGVVVTTTAGEFRASRIVNCTGLHSDRTTRLSGREPEVKIVPFRGEYYELKPEAKHLCRNLIYPVPDPSFPFLGVHFTRMTSGKVECGPNAVLAFAREGYRKRDINLRDLGETLAYRGFRKLAAKHWRTGLGEMRRSFSKGAFVAALQRLIPEITSDQLTAAPAGVRAQAVANDGSIVDDFVIQNFGRVVNVCNAPSPAATSALQIGLSILDRLEFDA, encoded by the coding sequence ATGCAAACATCCGATGTGATCGTGATCGGCGGAGGAATCGTCGGGCTCTCCACGGCGTATCAATTCACGCAGCGCTTTCCTGGACGAACGATTCGAGTGCTGGAGAAAGAAGCCGGGCCCGCCGCTCATCAGACGGGGCACAACTCCGGCGTGTTGCACTCCGGAATCTACTACAAGCCGGGCTCGTTGCGAGCGCTAAATTGTCGTAGCGGCAAAAAGTTGATGGAAGAGTTTTGCGAGCGCGAGGGTGTCGCTTACGACGTTTGCGGCAAGGTCATCGTCGCCTGTAGCGAGCAAGAGTTGCCGGGCTTGCAACGGATTTTCGAGCGCGGCCAAGCCAACGGCGTGCAATGCGAGATGATCGGTCGCGAACGGCTCTGCGAACTCGAGCCGTATACCGCAGGGATTCGAGCGATCCATGTGCCGGAGGCGGGCATCGTCGACTATCGCGGAGTTTGCCGCCGGCTCGTCGAGCGAATTCAAGAAGCCGGCGGCGAGTTCACGACGCAGGCCAAGGTCACGGCGATGCGGCAAGAAACCGACGGCGTTGTGGTAACGACGACGGCCGGTGAATTTCGGGCGTCGCGCATCGTGAACTGCACCGGTCTGCATTCCGATCGGACGACACGGCTGAGCGGGCGCGAGCCGGAAGTGAAGATCGTGCCGTTTCGCGGCGAGTATTACGAGCTCAAGCCCGAGGCCAAGCACCTCTGCAGAAATCTGATCTATCCGGTGCCCGACCCAAGCTTTCCGTTTCTCGGAGTCCACTTCACAAGGATGACGAGCGGCAAAGTGGAATGCGGACCGAACGCCGTGTTGGCGTTCGCACGTGAAGGATATCGGAAGCGCGACATCAACCTCCGCGACCTCGGCGAGACGCTCGCGTATCGTGGGTTTCGCAAACTCGCGGCGAAGCATTGGCGCACGGGCCTCGGCGAAATGCGGCGTTCGTTCAGCAAAGGAGCGTTCGTCGCGGCCTTGCAACGGCTCATTCCCGAGATCACGAGCGATCAGCTCACGGCGGCTCCGGCGGGAGTGCGGGCGCAAGCCGTCGCGAACGATGGCTCGATCGTCGATGATTTCGTCATCCAAAACTTCGGGCGAGTCGTGAATGTCTGCAATGCGCCATCACCGGCAGCGACGAGTGCGCTACAGATCGGACTATCGATTTTGGACCGCCTCGAGTTCGATGCGTAG
- the acs gene encoding acetate--CoA ligase produces MSAVSSGSVDTVMQETRLFPPSAEFTAKARINSQEQYEAMWNEAARDPSGFWGKLGKELHWFKPFDQVLDWKEPDAKWFVGGQTNASYNALDLHLTTPRANKAALIWEGEPGDQRIFTYQTLHHEVCKFANVLKKLGIKQGDVVSIYMPMIPELVIAMLACARIGAVHSVIFGGFSSEAIADRNNDAKAKLVITADGGWRRGSQLPLKTNVDVALAKSPTVQHCVVVKRIGIETHMQADRDYWYHDLMTEVDARCPAEPLDSEHPLFILYTSGSTGKPKGIKHTTAGYNLFVKKTTEWVFDLREEDVYWCTADCGWVTGHSYITYGPLTAGATVLMYEGAPNAPNEGRFWEIIEKYRVSIFYTAPTAIRSFIKWGDEWVDKHDLSSLRLLGSVGEGINPEAWMWYHHKIGGGRCPIVDTWWQTETGGIMMSPLPGVIATKPGSCTKPLPGIVPKIVDEQGNPVAPGRGGWLVMAQPWPGMLRGIWGDDARYKETYWSKVAGHYLAGDNSRCDTDGYYWIMGRIDDVLNVSGHRLSTIEIESALVSHPSVAEAAAVGRPDPIKGEAVAVFVVIRKGEPNDALRAELKKHVRKEIGALAQPDDIRFTTSLPKTRSGKIMRRLLRDIAAGKESTGDTSTLEDFTVMAKLRADED; encoded by the coding sequence ATGTCCGCAGTTTCGTCCGGAAGCGTCGACACCGTAATGCAAGAGACGCGACTCTTTCCTCCCTCCGCCGAGTTCACGGCGAAGGCCCGGATCAATTCGCAAGAGCAGTACGAGGCGATGTGGAACGAAGCGGCTCGCGATCCCTCTGGGTTCTGGGGGAAGCTCGGTAAAGAACTGCATTGGTTCAAGCCGTTCGACCAAGTGCTCGACTGGAAGGAGCCGGACGCCAAGTGGTTCGTCGGCGGCCAAACGAACGCCTCGTACAACGCGCTCGACTTGCATCTCACGACGCCGCGTGCCAATAAAGCCGCGCTCATCTGGGAAGGGGAGCCGGGCGATCAGCGGATCTTCACGTATCAAACCTTGCATCATGAGGTTTGCAAGTTTGCGAACGTCCTGAAGAAGCTTGGCATCAAGCAAGGAGACGTCGTCTCGATCTACATGCCGATGATCCCCGAACTGGTCATCGCGATGTTGGCCTGTGCCCGAATCGGTGCCGTCCATTCCGTGATCTTCGGCGGCTTCTCCAGCGAAGCGATCGCCGATCGCAACAACGACGCCAAGGCCAAGCTCGTCATCACGGCCGATGGCGGCTGGCGGCGCGGCTCGCAACTGCCGCTGAAGACCAATGTCGATGTTGCGCTCGCCAAATCGCCGACCGTGCAGCATTGCGTCGTTGTGAAGCGCATCGGCATCGAAACGCACATGCAGGCCGATCGCGATTACTGGTACCACGACCTTATGACCGAGGTCGATGCCCGTTGCCCGGCCGAGCCGCTCGACAGCGAACATCCTCTCTTTATCCTTTACACCTCCGGCTCGACCGGAAAGCCGAAAGGCATTAAGCACACGACTGCCGGCTACAACTTGTTCGTCAAGAAGACGACCGAATGGGTCTTCGATCTGCGCGAAGAAGACGTCTATTGGTGTACTGCCGACTGCGGTTGGGTGACCGGCCACAGCTACATCACCTATGGCCCGCTCACGGCAGGCGCGACGGTTCTGATGTACGAAGGGGCTCCCAACGCACCGAACGAAGGCCGCTTCTGGGAGATCATCGAGAAGTACCGAGTTTCGATCTTCTACACCGCACCGACCGCGATCCGCTCGTTCATCAAATGGGGCGACGAATGGGTCGACAAGCACGACCTCTCCAGCCTGCGCTTGCTCGGCTCCGTCGGAGAAGGGATCAATCCGGAAGCTTGGATGTGGTATCACCACAAGATCGGCGGCGGACGTTGCCCGATCGTCGATACTTGGTGGCAAACCGAAACCGGCGGCATCATGATGAGTCCGCTTCCCGGCGTCATCGCGACGAAGCCGGGAAGCTGCACCAAGCCGCTGCCGGGGATCGTGCCGAAGATCGTCGACGAGCAAGGCAATCCTGTTGCGCCAGGCCGTGGCGGGTGGCTCGTCATGGCTCAGCCTTGGCCGGGAATGCTGCGCGGTATTTGGGGCGACGATGCCCGCTATAAGGAAACGTACTGGTCGAAAGTCGCAGGCCATTATCTCGCCGGCGACAACTCCCGCTGCGACACCGACGGCTACTACTGGATCATGGGGCGCATCGACGACGTTCTCAACGTCTCGGGCCATCGCCTCAGCACGATCGAAATCGAAAGTGCGTTGGTTAGCCATCCCTCGGTGGCGGAAGCGGCGGCGGTCGGTCGCCCCGATCCGATCAAGGGCGAAGCGGTCGCGGTGTTCGTCGTGATTCGCAAGGGGGAGCCGAACGATGCCCTTCGTGCGGAGTTGAAGAAGCACGTCCGCAAGGAAATCGGGGCGCTGGCCCAACCGGATGACATTCGCTTCACGACGTCGCTCCCGAAGACCCGCAGCGGCAAGATCATGCGACGTTTGCTGCGAGACATCGCGGCCGGCAAGGAATCGACCGGCGACACGAGCACGCTCGAAGATTTCACCGTCATGGCGAAGCTCCGGGCAGACGAAGACTAA
- a CDS encoding 6-phosphofructokinase, which translates to MTTKRIGILTSGGDCPGLNAVIRGTVKSSQQLGYECIGFLRGYEGLVDPVTYKQLNSKNTSGILNQGGTILGSTNKGRFVARSGVDNREELDPELLAGVQATVEQLNLSGIVCIGGDGSLSIAQQFHEHGIPVVGVPKTIDNDLSATAYTFGFDSAVACATDALDRLHTTAAAHDRVMVLEVMGRHAGWIALHAGIAGGGDVILLPEIDWTFEGVCQKILERDHQGKKFTLIVVAEGAHLPQGGVVTRTGAQENSQAALGGIGNVVAAEIQSRLGRETRCVVLGHLQRGGPPTTFDRVLATQFGAFAVDLIHRGEFGRMVCFNPPSIDSVWITDAVAKLRTVEPDSSAVRAARALGISFGDTRRKGSPFALTRSTDVGKTDEKKLTAAL; encoded by the coding sequence ATGACCACGAAGCGCATCGGCATTCTCACCAGCGGCGGCGATTGTCCGGGACTCAACGCGGTTATTCGCGGCACCGTGAAAAGCTCGCAGCAACTCGGCTACGAATGCATCGGCTTCTTGCGCGGTTATGAAGGGCTCGTCGATCCCGTCACTTACAAGCAACTCAACTCGAAAAACACCTCGGGCATTCTCAATCAGGGAGGCACGATTCTCGGCTCGACCAACAAAGGGCGCTTCGTCGCTCGATCGGGAGTCGACAACCGCGAAGAACTCGATCCGGAGTTGTTGGCCGGCGTGCAGGCGACGGTCGAGCAATTGAACTTGTCCGGCATCGTGTGCATCGGCGGCGACGGCTCCCTTTCGATCGCTCAACAGTTTCACGAGCATGGAATTCCGGTCGTCGGAGTTCCGAAAACGATCGACAACGACCTTTCGGCCACGGCCTATACGTTCGGCTTCGATAGCGCGGTTGCTTGCGCCACCGATGCGCTGGATCGTCTCCACACCACGGCCGCGGCGCACGACCGTGTGATGGTGCTCGAAGTGATGGGCCGACATGCCGGATGGATCGCCCTGCATGCCGGAATCGCCGGCGGCGGCGATGTGATTCTCCTTCCGGAAATCGATTGGACCTTCGAGGGGGTCTGCCAAAAGATTCTCGAGCGGGATCATCAAGGAAAAAAATTCACGCTCATCGTCGTTGCCGAAGGAGCTCACCTGCCGCAAGGGGGCGTCGTTACCAGAACCGGTGCTCAGGAAAACAGCCAAGCCGCTCTCGGCGGAATCGGGAACGTCGTCGCTGCCGAGATTCAATCGCGCCTCGGACGCGAGACGCGCTGCGTCGTGCTCGGCCACTTGCAACGCGGCGGCCCGCCGACGACGTTCGATCGCGTGCTCGCCACGCAGTTCGGAGCGTTCGCCGTAGACTTGATCCATCGCGGCGAATTCGGTCGGATGGTGTGCTTTAATCCGCCGTCGATCGACAGCGTCTGGATTACCGACGCCGTGGCGAAACTCCGGACTGTCGAGCCGGATAGCTCGGCCGTACGGGCGGCGCGAGCGTTGGGCATCAGCTTCGGCGATACGCGCCGGAAGGGAAGCCCTTTCGCCCTGACCCGTTCGACCGATGTCGGCAAAACGGATGAGAAGAAATTGACCGCCGCGCTCTAA
- the eno gene encoding phosphopyruvate hydratase (catalyzes the formation of phosphoenolpyruvate from 2-phospho-D-glycerate in glycolysis), which produces MAKIRQIAAREILDSRGRPTVWASCTFADGATGAASIPSGASTGKAEMLELRDGDQQRYGGLGCRKAVANVCGPIHDRLAGRSFETQRQLDDELLALDGTPNKSNLGANAVLAVSMAFARAQAAAQHLPLYRYFAQAIGSEPRTLPRMTINLFSGGKHAGGQVCIQDVLVVPATAPTIDEGLAVVYAVYQAAAKLTHEKYGARALKADEGGLAPPFPATEAMLVDAVDAIHRAGFAPNSDVAIAVDVASSHFYEAGRYRFDDRSLSSSEMIGLVAGWLDKYPIVSLEDALAEDDWDHWPELRRALTGRALTLGDDFLCTNPERIRRAIETGSADALLLKVNQIGTLSEAAEALRIARAANWRVTVSARSGETEDDWLADLAVGWGADQIKVGSITQSERLAKYNRLLAIEAETKLPVIDWPGR; this is translated from the coding sequence ATGGCGAAGATCCGGCAAATCGCGGCCCGCGAGATTCTCGATAGCCGAGGCCGACCGACGGTGTGGGCCTCCTGCACGTTCGCCGACGGCGCTACCGGCGCCGCTTCGATACCGAGCGGAGCATCGACCGGAAAAGCGGAGATGCTCGAACTGCGCGACGGCGACCAGCAGCGCTACGGTGGTCTCGGCTGCCGTAAAGCGGTCGCGAACGTCTGCGGCCCGATCCATGACCGACTCGCAGGTCGATCGTTCGAGACGCAACGCCAACTCGACGACGAACTGCTAGCGCTCGACGGTACTCCGAACAAGTCGAACCTGGGGGCAAATGCCGTTTTGGCGGTCTCCATGGCCTTCGCGCGGGCTCAAGCCGCTGCGCAACACTTGCCGCTTTACCGCTACTTCGCCCAGGCGATCGGCAGCGAGCCGCGCACGTTGCCCCGAATGACGATCAATCTCTTCAGCGGCGGCAAACATGCCGGCGGGCAGGTGTGTATTCAAGACGTACTCGTCGTGCCGGCCACAGCACCGACGATCGACGAAGGGTTGGCGGTCGTGTATGCCGTGTATCAAGCAGCTGCGAAGCTCACTCACGAAAAGTACGGCGCTCGCGCACTCAAGGCGGACGAAGGGGGACTTGCGCCGCCGTTTCCTGCGACCGAAGCGATGCTCGTCGACGCCGTCGATGCCATCCATCGCGCAGGCTTCGCACCGAACAGCGATGTCGCAATCGCCGTCGACGTGGCCTCGAGCCACTTCTACGAAGCCGGCCGATACCGGTTCGACGATCGTAGCCTGTCGTCGAGCGAAATGATCGGCCTCGTCGCCGGTTGGTTGGATAAGTACCCGATCGTCAGCCTCGAAGATGCTCTCGCCGAAGACGACTGGGACCACTGGCCCGAGCTCCGGCGCGCACTTACCGGACGGGCACTCACGCTCGGCGATGATTTCCTCTGCACGAATCCCGAACGGATTCGCCGCGCCATCGAAACCGGCTCGGCAGATGCCCTGCTCTTGAAGGTGAATCAGATCGGTACGCTCAGCGAAGCTGCCGAGGCGCTCCGAATCGCCCGTGCGGCGAATTGGCGTGTGACCGTCAGCGCGCGAAGCGGAGAAACGGAAGATGACTGGCTGGCCGACTTGGCGGTCGGCTGGGGGGCCGATCAGATCAAGGTCGGCTCGATCACGCAAAGCGAGCGGCTCGCAAAATATAACCGGCTGCTAGCGATCGAGGCCGAGACGAAGCTGCCGGTAATCGACTGGCCGGGGCGTTAA
- a CDS encoding GDSL family lipase, whose protein sequence is MNVRLRFVSALFGLAVSFSAAPFATAQAPAVPSAPVIQTKPAPSATAKPVEPPEAPDVTITPVSRDGKWMIRHELINSRAVPGEVDVIFFGDSITQGWEGDGKEVWAKYYGSRKAMNAGISGDRTQHVLWRIENGNIKGITPKLAVLMIGTNNSGRNTSEQIADGIKAIVAKLREKLPQTKVLVLAVFPRGPDAASKLRIVNEKANAIVKSLDDGKSIFYLDIGPQFLSADGTLDKKIMYDLLHLTPEGYEIWAKSIEPKVVELLGEKK, encoded by the coding sequence ATGAACGTCAGACTTAGGTTCGTTTCCGCTTTGTTCGGCCTAGCCGTCTCCTTCAGCGCGGCTCCGTTCGCGACGGCTCAAGCACCCGCGGTGCCGTCCGCACCGGTGATTCAGACGAAGCCGGCTCCTTCGGCCACGGCGAAGCCCGTCGAACCGCCGGAAGCGCCCGATGTTACGATCACACCCGTGTCGCGCGACGGCAAATGGATGATTCGGCATGAGCTGATTAACTCGCGCGCCGTTCCCGGCGAGGTCGACGTCATTTTCTTCGGCGACTCGATCACGCAAGGTTGGGAAGGAGACGGCAAGGAAGTATGGGCCAAGTATTACGGCTCGCGTAAGGCGATGAATGCCGGCATTAGCGGAGATAGGACGCAGCACGTTCTGTGGAGAATCGAAAACGGCAACATCAAAGGGATCACACCGAAGTTGGCGGTGTTGATGATCGGCACGAACAACTCCGGCAGAAACACGTCGGAGCAGATCGCCGACGGCATTAAGGCCATCGTCGCCAAGCTTCGAGAGAAGTTGCCGCAGACGAAAGTGCTTGTTCTCGCGGTGTTTCCTCGCGGTCCGGATGCAGCCAGTAAGTTGCGCATCGTGAACGAGAAAGCCAACGCCATCGTGAAGTCGCTCGACGACGGTAAGTCGATCTTTTATCTCGACATCGGCCCGCAATTCCTCAGCGCCGATGGTACGCTCGACAAGAAGATTATGTACGACCTGCTACATCTCACCCCGGAAGGCTACGAGATCTGGGCGAAGAGCATCGAGCCGAAAGTCGTCGAGCTGCTCGGGGAGAAAAAGTAG
- a CDS encoding uracil-DNA glycosylase: protein MARQRSSHGDWERLNRSIVDCDRCPRLRDYCLRVAAERKAAHREEEYWGLPVPNFGDVRARILIVGLAPAAHGANRTGRVFTGDRSGDFLFRAMHEVGLANQPTSTAREDGLALHDCAVTAVCHCAPPDNKPTVEETANCREWMSRTIELLPVRVFLALGQIAWNATVRELKTRDLLVPSAPGRPIRNPKFGHGAIAPLVDGRCLVGCYHPSQQNTFTGVLTHAMLIDVLTEAKRLAAK, encoded by the coding sequence ATGGCACGGCAACGTTCTTCGCACGGCGATTGGGAGCGACTCAATCGTTCGATCGTCGATTGCGATCGATGCCCGCGGCTACGCGATTATTGCTTGCGCGTGGCGGCGGAACGGAAGGCGGCGCATCGCGAAGAGGAATACTGGGGCTTGCCGGTGCCGAATTTCGGCGACGTGCGGGCTCGAATTCTGATCGTCGGCCTGGCCCCAGCCGCGCATGGCGCCAACCGGACGGGCCGAGTCTTCACCGGTGATCGGAGCGGCGACTTTCTCTTTCGAGCAATGCACGAAGTCGGACTCGCGAATCAACCGACTTCCACTGCTCGCGAAGACGGTCTTGCATTACACGACTGCGCGGTCACGGCCGTTTGCCACTGTGCGCCGCCGGATAACAAACCTACGGTCGAGGAAACGGCAAACTGCCGCGAATGGATGTCGCGTACCATCGAACTCTTGCCGGTGCGAGTCTTTCTCGCACTCGGGCAAATCGCCTGGAATGCGACGGTGCGCGAATTGAAAACTCGCGACCTGCTCGTCCCCTCCGCGCCGGGCAGGCCGATCCGCAACCCGAAGTTCGGACACGGCGCCATCGCACCGCTTGTCGACGGGCGCTGCCTCGTCGGCTGCTACCACCCGAGTCAGCAGAACACGTTTACCGGCGTACTCACGCACGCGATGCTGATCGACGTGCTCACCGAAGCCAAGCGACTGGCCGCAAAGTAG
- a CDS encoding phosphotransferase, which produces MNDPNDDIAELDIECRTVLETYLLTADWMRAGELTSHKVLVGGVSSRTVLATFADGRAWVLKQSLAKLRVPGDWFSDPSRVHREALGMQVLGELAPAGAIPKLIFDDERHHVLAMEAVPEPHENWKSMLLRGEVGLDLIKDFGLLLGGIHGKSFARRDELLPLFGDRTFFESLRLHPYYEVSAVAEARAAEFYAQLIADTRAQQLTLVHGDYSPKNVLVRNKRLVLLDHEVIHFGDPAFDVGFALTHLLSKAHHLPKQRDEFADGAIVFWDNYSIIGRFFGIDKVMPVERCVRHTLGCLLARVVGRSPLEYLSTEERSRQREAVVQLIADPPADVFDLVDRFLEEIERE; this is translated from the coding sequence ATGAACGATCCGAACGACGACATTGCTGAACTCGATATCGAATGCCGCACTGTGTTGGAAACGTATCTCCTCACTGCCGACTGGATGCGCGCGGGAGAACTCACATCACACAAGGTCTTAGTCGGCGGGGTCTCCAGTCGCACCGTGCTCGCCACGTTTGCCGACGGCCGAGCCTGGGTCTTGAAGCAATCGCTCGCGAAGCTCCGCGTCCCCGGCGATTGGTTCAGCGACCCGAGTCGCGTGCATCGTGAAGCACTCGGCATGCAAGTGCTCGGCGAGCTTGCTCCGGCCGGCGCGATTCCGAAGCTGATCTTCGACGACGAGCGACATCATGTCTTGGCGATGGAAGCGGTGCCCGAGCCCCATGAGAACTGGAAGTCGATGTTGCTGCGGGGCGAAGTCGGTCTCGATTTGATCAAAGATTTCGGCCTGCTGCTCGGCGGAATCCATGGAAAGAGCTTTGCGAGGCGCGATGAACTGCTCCCGTTGTTCGGTGATCGCACGTTCTTCGAGTCGCTCCGGCTGCATCCGTATTACGAAGTCAGTGCCGTGGCCGAAGCGCGTGCAGCCGAGTTTTATGCGCAACTCATCGCCGATACTCGAGCGCAGCAGCTCACGCTCGTACATGGCGACTACAGTCCGAAAAACGTGCTCGTCCGAAACAAGAGACTCGTACTGCTCGATCACGAAGTCATCCACTTCGGCGACCCGGCATTCGATGTCGGTTTCGCGCTCACCCACCTGTTGAGCAAAGCGCATCACCTGCCGAAGCAGCGCGATGAATTCGCCGATGGTGCGATTGTGTTTTGGGACAACTACTCGATCATCGGCCGCTTCTTCGGCATCGATAAAGTCATGCCGGTCGAGCGTTGCGTGCGTCACACACTCGGCTGCCTCTTGGCTCGGGTCGTCGGTCGCTCTCCGCTGGAATATCTCAGCACCGAAGAGCGAAGTCGGCAGCGGGAAGCGGTGGTCCAGCTGATCGCCGATCCGCCGGCCGACGTGTTCGATCTGGTCGACCGCTTTTTGGAAGAAATCGAAAGGGAATAA
- a CDS encoding DUF1080 domain-containing protein: MSFARTTLFFASIFAAFPFVASAADNTPPEGFVALFNGKDLDNWRGLPLKPQAKDPTKTTGLTMPERLAASPEELATAQKIGDESAKQHWKAVDGVILFDGKGQNLCTDKDYGNFELYVDWKIEKDGDSGIYLRGSPQIQIWDPDLQIKKSNERIGSGGIYNNAKNPSKPTKVADKTIGQWNTFWIKMVGDSVCVKLNGELVVDDVVMENYWDKDRKTPIYPKGTIELQNHGNVLFFKNIYVKELP, from the coding sequence ATGTCGTTCGCACGCACCACGCTCTTCTTCGCAAGTATCTTTGCGGCGTTTCCGTTCGTCGCTTCTGCCGCCGACAATACACCTCCGGAAGGCTTCGTCGCGCTGTTTAACGGCAAGGATCTCGACAACTGGCGCGGCCTGCCGCTCAAGCCGCAAGCGAAAGACCCGACGAAGACGACCGGGCTGACGATGCCGGAGCGGCTTGCTGCGTCGCCTGAGGAGCTTGCCACGGCGCAAAAAATCGGCGACGAATCGGCCAAGCAACATTGGAAGGCCGTCGACGGCGTCATCCTGTTCGACGGCAAAGGGCAAAACCTTTGCACCGATAAGGACTACGGCAACTTCGAACTCTATGTCGATTGGAAGATCGAAAAAGACGGCGACAGCGGCATCTATCTGCGCGGCAGCCCTCAGATTCAGATCTGGGATCCCGACCTCCAAATCAAGAAATCGAACGAGCGAATCGGCTCCGGCGGCATTTACAACAACGCGAAGAATCCGAGCAAGCCGACGAAGGTCGCCGATAAAACGATCGGCCAATGGAACACGTTCTGGATCAAAATGGTCGGCGATAGTGTGTGCGTAAAGCTCAACGGCGAACTCGTCGTCGACGATGTCGTGATGGAAAACTATTGGGACAAGGATCGCAAGACTCCGATCTATCCCAAGGGAACCATCGAACTCCAGAACCACGGCAACGTCCTCTTTTTCAAGAACATCTACGTTAAAGAGTTGCCGTAG